In Candidatus Omnitrophota bacterium, one DNA window encodes the following:
- a CDS encoding iron ABC transporter permease yields the protein MRGRKDFLLIVAGAAIAGAAVFCLSLYLGPEGLSIPGDEILRLRIMRALCGAGAGAALAAAGVAYQTVLANPLADPYLLGSSSGAAAGIAALSFFGVSRAGLIFPLTAGLCSCLTVAAVLKIAGRSFSKKNIILSGVAVNLFLSAAVIFMVSIRKKEFFSVMYFMMGDLGETRISLIAASLMIAAAGSLFLFAKSRFLNALAAGKTLSRQLGCDWKKESLAALAAASVITGAAVSISGTIGFIGLMAPHIARKFTGSDARFLLPAAAATGAILLMISDFAAKNILFPQEIPVGVITAMLGAPFFLWIYRK from the coding sequence ATGAGAGGCAGAAAAGATTTCCTTCTGATCGTCGCGGGAGCCGCTATCGCGGGAGCCGCCGTGTTCTGCCTGTCCTTATACCTGGGGCCGGAAGGCTTATCCATACCCGGGGATGAAATACTCAGGCTCCGGATCATGCGCGCCCTCTGCGGCGCCGGAGCGGGCGCGGCGCTTGCCGCCGCGGGTGTCGCATACCAGACGGTGCTGGCGAATCCCCTCGCCGATCCATACCTTCTCGGCAGTTCATCCGGCGCCGCGGCCGGAATAGCCGCTCTCTCTTTTTTCGGAGTCAGCCGCGCGGGTTTGATATTCCCCCTGACGGCCGGCCTTTGTTCATGTCTTACGGTGGCGGCGGTCCTGAAAATAGCGGGACGGTCTTTCTCAAAGAAAAACATAATCCTTTCCGGCGTGGCGGTAAATCTTTTTCTCTCGGCGGCGGTCATATTCATGGTAAGCATACGCAAAAAAGAATTTTTTTCCGTCATGTATTTTATGATGGGCGACCTCGGTGAGACAAGGATATCTCTCATAGCCGCCTCCCTCATGATCGCGGCGGCGGGGAGTTTATTCCTCTTCGCCAAATCACGGTTCCTGAACGCTCTTGCCGCGGGAAAAACTTTGAGCCGCCAGCTCGGATGCGACTGGAAGAAAGAATCCCTCGCGGCTCTGGCGGCGGCCTCTGTCATCACCGGCGCCGCGGTGAGCATTTCCGGCACCATAGGATTCATAGGCCTTATGGCCCCGCACATCGCCAGAAAATTCACAGGCTCCGACGCCCGCTTCCTCCTGCCAGCCGCGGCGGCGACAGGCGCCATACTTCTTATGATCTCCGATTTCGCGGCGAAAAACATCCTCTTCCCTCAGGAAATACCCGTGGGTGTTATAACGGCGATGCTCGGAGCGCCGTTCTTCCTGTGGATATACAGAAAATGA
- the trpD gene encoding anthranilate phosphoribosyltransferase: MIRESIIKLCNGEDLQGEETATVFREIMEGTATPSQMAAFLTALRLKGETIEEITAAARIMREKMVKINVRTDVDIDREEINEDMETIIDTCGTGGSGTNTFNISTASAFVVAGAGIKVAKHGNRSASSPCGSADVLENLGVDITMSPEQSADCVKKIGIGFLYAPIFHPAMKNVGATRKEIGVRTIFNILGPLASPAGVNAQVLGVYSAALVEVMANVLNNLKIKRAFVVHGLDTLDEVTITGPTLVAEVKNAKVTVSEIRPEDFGMLSRSPKEIEGGSAPENAKKVIAVLSGEKGARRDIVLLNSALAIVCAGKAETIKEGITLAEKSIDSGAAMEKLNQLKKIQK, encoded by the coding sequence ATGATCAGGGAATCTATTATCAAACTTTGCAACGGAGAGGATCTTCAGGGTGAGGAGACGGCGACGGTTTTCAGGGAGATAATGGAAGGCACCGCCACGCCCTCCCAGATGGCGGCTTTTCTGACGGCGCTCCGGCTTAAGGGCGAGACAATTGAGGAGATAACGGCGGCCGCGAGGATAATGCGCGAAAAAATGGTGAAAATAAATGTCCGCACAGACGTTGATATTGACAGGGAAGAGATCAACGAGGACATGGAGACGATAATAGACACCTGCGGGACGGGCGGCTCCGGCACCAACACATTCAACATTTCCACGGCGAGCGCTTTTGTCGTCGCCGGAGCGGGCATCAAGGTCGCCAAGCATGGCAACCGTTCCGCCTCATCTCCCTGCGGCAGCGCGGATGTGCTGGAGAATCTGGGCGTTGACATAACGATGAGTCCCGAACAGTCCGCCGACTGCGTTAAAAAAATAGGAATAGGGTTTCTTTACGCGCCGATTTTTCACCCCGCCATGAAAAATGTGGGGGCGACAAGAAAAGAAATAGGCGTGAGGACGATCTTTAATATCCTCGGGCCGCTGGCTTCTCCCGCCGGCGTCAACGCCCAGGTGCTGGGCGTGTATTCCGCGGCGCTGGTCGAGGTGATGGCTAATGTCCTGAACAATCTGAAAATAAAAAGGGCTTTCGTCGTGCACGGGCTTGATACGCTCGATGAGGTGACCATCACCGGCCCGACGCTCGTGGCTGAGGTGAAAAACGCCAAAGTCACGGTGAGCGAGATAAGGCCGGAGGATTTCGGCATGCTCAGCCGGAGCCCGAAAGAAATAGAAGGCGGCAGCGCTCCCGAGAACGCGAAGAAAGTCATAGCGGTTTTAAGCGGTGAAAAAGGCGCGCGCCGCGACATCGTCCTTCTCAACTCGGCTCTCGCTATAGTCTGCGCGGGGAAGGCCGAAACAATCAAAGAGGGCATAACTCTGGCGGAAAAATCCATAGATTCGGGCGCCGCCATGGAAAAACTCAATCAGCTGAAAAAAATACAAAAGTGA
- a CDS encoding nodulation protein NfeD, with protein sequence MKKIVLIFAAFALWASSARGAVCRVLTLEGVIDPILAEYVRDGLADTEFDIAVIALNTPGGLMESMQDIVREMMNCPRAVGVWVGPSGARAASAGVFITVAADFSAMAPATNIGAAHPVQLAAGGEAKTSADMSKKMVNDAVAYIQSIAKERGRSLEWVKAAVVESVSIDAETAKDKGIVDFIAADIPALMAIIDGREIKKSGKTLKISTSDIVIKYKNLSAAKNFLHRIANPNIAFILMMIGVWGLINEASSPGVGFGAAVGSISLLLAFFAMRILPINIVGLLFIILGLVLFFLEIFTPTFGVLSAGGLASFIFGGMMLIDKTKMTIGVSLSAILPTAVFLFLFMTFVVRAVIKSQKKKSSTGKEGMLGAKGEALEDIDLKGTVFVHGEIWLARSDEKIKKGEAVVVSAEDGNLLTVIRARDGHAR encoded by the coding sequence ATGAAAAAAATCGTTTTGATCTTCGCCGCTTTCGCTTTATGGGCATCGTCCGCGAGAGGGGCTGTCTGCCGCGTTTTGACGCTCGAGGGCGTGATAGACCCTATCCTCGCCGAATATGTGCGTGACGGCCTTGCGGATACCGAATTTGACATCGCCGTGATCGCTTTGAACACGCCCGGCGGGCTCATGGAGTCCATGCAGGACATCGTCAGGGAAATGATGAATTGCCCCAGGGCCGTGGGCGTCTGGGTGGGGCCTTCCGGCGCCCGCGCGGCGTCGGCCGGCGTTTTTATAACCGTGGCCGCGGATTTTTCCGCCATGGCCCCGGCCACAAACATAGGCGCGGCGCATCCCGTGCAGCTGGCCGCGGGCGGCGAAGCAAAAACAAGTGCCGATATGTCCAAGAAAATGGTCAACGACGCCGTGGCCTATATACAATCCATAGCCAAAGAAAGGGGGCGCTCACTTGAATGGGTGAAAGCCGCCGTTGTTGAGAGCGTTTCAATAGACGCCGAGACCGCCAAAGACAAGGGCATCGTTGATTTTATAGCCGCCGATATACCCGCGTTGATGGCCATTATAGACGGCAGAGAAATAAAAAAGAGCGGGAAGACCCTGAAGATCAGCACATCGGATATTGTGATAAAATATAAAAATCTTTCCGCCGCCAAGAACTTCCTTCACAGGATAGCCAATCCCAACATAGCTTTTATTCTGATGATGATAGGCGTCTGGGGGCTGATAAACGAGGCCTCCTCGCCGGGCGTGGGGTTCGGCGCGGCCGTGGGATCCATATCTCTTCTTCTGGCCTTTTTCGCGATGAGGATACTGCCGATAAACATCGTCGGCCTGCTCTTCATCATCCTTGGTTTGGTGCTTTTCTTCCTTGAGATATTCACGCCCACTTTCGGGGTGCTGAGCGCGGGGGGGCTGGCGTCTTTTATATTCGGAGGCATGATGCTCATAGATAAAACCAAAATGACGATAGGCGTGTCGCTTTCGGCGATACTGCCGACGGCTGTTTTTCTTTTTCTTTTTATGACTTTCGTTGTGCGGGCGGTTATAAAGAGCCAGAAGAAAAAATCATCCACGGGGAAAGAGGGTATGCTCGGTGCGAAGGGCGAAGCCCTTGAGGACATAGACCTGAAAGGAACGGTGTTCGTGCATGGCGAGATATGGCTCGCACGGTCCGATGAGAAAATAAAAAAAGGCGAAGCTGTCGTCGTGAGCGCCGAAGACGGCAATCTGCTGACAGTGATCAGGGCCAGAGATGGCCATGCCCGTTAG
- a CDS encoding ABC transporter ATP-binding protein translates to MITFENFSAGYTDDFVIRDISCRIEGGKIYALIGPNAAGKTTMLRSIIRDIPRAAGRILIDGNDTKSLSAAALAQKVSYAPSEINPAFNYSVSEFAAMGRFAVNRAFWETEEDIRSISGAIRDMGLESVADKPVAELSSGQKQSCLLAQIIAKDTDIILLDEPAAHLDISHRAVFFRKVLDLKNNAGKTFVITFHDLNDAINAADEFILFKEGAIIAVAEKNEITENLLSALYGTEVMISEFPDGRKAVLPLFSDGYKS, encoded by the coding sequence ATGATAACATTTGAAAATTTCTCAGCCGGCTACACTGATGATTTTGTCATCCGCGATATAAGCTGCCGTATTGAGGGCGGAAAAATATACGCCCTCATCGGACCCAACGCCGCCGGAAAAACAACGATGCTCCGCAGTATTATAAGGGACATTCCGCGCGCGGCCGGGCGCATACTCATAGACGGGAACGACACAAAGTCTTTAAGCGCCGCCGCACTGGCGCAAAAAGTGTCATACGCGCCGAGTGAGATAAACCCGGCTTTCAATTACAGCGTCTCGGAATTCGCGGCCATGGGAAGATTCGCCGTCAACAGGGCTTTCTGGGAGACAGAAGAGGATATCAGGTCAATAAGCGGCGCTATCAGGGACATGGGGCTTGAATCCGTGGCCGATAAACCCGTGGCGGAACTGTCGTCAGGACAGAAACAGAGCTGTCTTCTGGCGCAGATCATAGCCAAGGACACGGACATCATACTGCTGGATGAGCCGGCGGCGCATCTTGACATATCTCACAGGGCTGTTTTTTTCAGAAAAGTGCTGGACCTGAAAAACAACGCGGGTAAAACCTTTGTAATAACATTCCACGACCTGAACGACGCGATAAACGCCGCCGACGAGTTTATACTCTTCAAGGAAGGCGCTATCATCGCCGTCGCGGAAAAAAATGAAATAACAGAGAATTTATTGTCGGCCCTCTACGGAACGGAAGTGATGATCTCCGAATTCCCCGACGGACGGAAAGCAGTACTCCCGCTTTTTAGCGACGGATATAAGTCATGA
- a CDS encoding Fic family protein: MKSLDIDFLNHQAIPIEMGGLLQKLGEYKGRQGLFWRQTPQVLATLKQTAIIESTESSNRIEGVTVPSKRFRELMAHPTKPRDRSEAEILGYRRALAKIHAKPESFSIDEKTILSLHSQIYSRTDIPSGQWKKRDNTIEERLSDGRWITRFVPVSARETPVYMKELCMRFNRLMSKRKASPLILIPAFVFDFLCVHPFSDGNGRVSRLLTLLMLHQVDYTVGRYISI; the protein is encoded by the coding sequence ATGAAATCGCTGGATATTGATTTTTTAAACCATCAGGCCATTCCCATAGAGATGGGAGGTTTGCTCCAAAAACTCGGCGAGTATAAGGGACGTCAGGGTTTATTTTGGCGTCAGACGCCTCAAGTCCTGGCGACTCTTAAGCAGACAGCCATCATTGAAAGCACGGAATCGTCAAACAGGATAGAAGGTGTGACCGTGCCCTCAAAACGTTTCAGGGAACTGATGGCGCACCCGACGAAACCGAGAGACCGCTCGGAAGCGGAAATCCTTGGGTATCGGCGGGCTCTGGCAAAGATTCACGCGAAGCCTGAATCTTTTTCTATTGATGAAAAAACTATTTTAAGTTTGCACAGTCAAATATATTCGCGTACTGATATTCCGTCAGGGCAGTGGAAAAAACGGGATAACACCATCGAGGAGCGTCTTTCCGACGGCCGCTGGATTACAAGATTTGTGCCGGTGTCGGCCCGTGAGACGCCGGTTTATATGAAAGAGCTCTGCATGCGGTTCAACCGCCTTATGAGTAAACGTAAGGCCAGTCCTCTTATTCTCATTCCGGCATTTGTTTTTGACTTCCTGTGCGTTCATCCATTCAGCGACGGCAACGGCCGGGTGTCGAGATTGCTCACGCTTTTGATGCTTCATCAGGTGGATTATACGGTGGGCAGATATATCTCAATC
- a CDS encoding ABC transporter substrate-binding protein translates to MLILIFLSALIIAPGCSSRKAPEGLRVVSLSPGITEIIYAIGAEDALYGITNHCNWPPKASRAKESVGDFSFPSMEKIALIQPSLILAAGDGQRKAISHLINAGYDVRVFHPADITELFAHIMEIGRILGKTKNAAELVKNMKKDISSIPKLKNKSVFIEVCPKPLIAASDKTFLSAICEKIGLSNIAVFQNSYPGVNAEWLIRKKPDYILLTGSSEQEFRALHPYIKNSKIIRPSDIDMIVRPGPRITRGMREIYYLAEDAEKKQ, encoded by the coding sequence ATGCTTATATTAATTTTTTTATCAGCTCTCATTATCGCCCCAGGATGCTCGAGCCGGAAGGCGCCGGAGGGGTTGCGTGTTGTGTCGCTGTCACCGGGGATCACGGAGATAATATACGCCATAGGCGCCGAGGATGCCCTTTACGGGATAACAAATCACTGCAACTGGCCGCCGAAAGCTTCCCGCGCGAAAGAATCCGTCGGGGATTTTTCTTTCCCGTCCATGGAGAAGATAGCCCTCATACAACCTTCACTGATACTCGCCGCCGGTGACGGCCAGAGGAAAGCTATCTCACATCTGATCAACGCGGGCTACGATGTGAGGGTCTTTCATCCCGCTGACATCACCGAGCTTTTCGCCCACATCATGGAAATAGGCCGCATACTGGGAAAAACAAAAAACGCCGCTGAACTCGTCAAGAACATGAAAAAGGACATATCGTCGATCCCTAAACTGAAAAATAAAAGCGTTTTTATAGAAGTCTGTCCCAAACCGCTCATAGCGGCATCCGACAAAACTTTTTTGAGCGCTATTTGCGAAAAAATAGGATTAAGTAATATCGCCGTCTTCCAAAACAGCTATCCCGGCGTCAACGCCGAATGGCTCATACGCAAAAAACCCGACTACATCCTCCTGACAGGCAGTTCCGAACAAGAATTCCGCGCGCTCCATCCCTACATAAAAAATTCTAAAATAATCCGCCCGTCTGACATTGACATGATCGTCCGGCCGGGGCCGAGGATAACGCGGGGCATGCGGGAAATTTATTATCTCGCGGAAGACGCGGAAAAAAAACAATGA
- a CDS encoding diguanylate cyclase, which yields MRGFHGDAVIRKSASEIAKIVEGYSGGEAYIINEDEIRRFKERSPLSGLPGNTEIKRAIEDKFLNGHPGAMMVYIDINAFKPYNDNYGFIKGDKVIRDLAQRLSSSVSGFAGHIGGDDFMAVIEESSFDSLMDGVITFFEKKLEEFYDTLDFERKCIITFDRSGRRSRYPLMGLTAVGFGKIRNFKTADSVGEFASELKRASKLKAEKHTGNSIVFKYIGSSLTPLEDVISDDKIPMKIRRAAVEALGEAGDFSYGGILVKILDCDVDLFFKKSALYALGRLRLKETAPKVAEFFNHPSAHLRMRSVEAIGEMGIPEYSKSAAALADDKNYFVRKAAVLALGKLADGSWRGLLKKKLNEGGSKSERVSDEAFLSLAMLGDKDTVESLPLFINNDVISEDLRVRALRIMRELKNCPAGGLLLENLNMKSPLIRAECLDAAACLIRNGAMKTGEEKDLSYLVSDKSFAVRRALAVFCGESAGKFAQKTLNALTKDVSAVVRGAAVSSLSKFYGREEDILLFLDDSSAFVRLSAVNALSETEMPSRVLDPAVEKLRLLLKDPSHEVAEAASKTILSIVRRKQKGASG from the coding sequence ATGCGCGGCTTTCATGGAGATGCTGTGATCAGGAAAAGCGCCTCGGAGATAGCGAAAATCGTTGAGGGTTATTCCGGCGGCGAGGCTTACATCATAAACGAAGATGAGATCCGGCGTTTCAAAGAGCGTTCGCCGCTTTCCGGCCTGCCCGGGAACACGGAAATAAAACGCGCGATAGAGGACAAATTCTTAAACGGCCATCCGGGGGCCATGATGGTCTATATCGACATAAACGCTTTCAAACCATACAATGACAATTATGGTTTTATAAAAGGAGATAAGGTCATAAGAGATCTGGCGCAGCGTCTTTCGTCGTCGGTGTCGGGTTTCGCGGGACACATAGGCGGCGACGATTTTATGGCGGTGATAGAGGAAAGCTCTTTTGATTCTCTCATGGATGGCGTGATAACTTTTTTTGAGAAGAAACTTGAAGAATTTTACGACACTCTGGATTTTGAAAGAAAATGCATAATCACATTTGACCGTTCGGGCAGGAGGAGCCGTTATCCTCTCATGGGCCTGACGGCGGTCGGTTTCGGGAAGATCCGGAATTTCAAAACGGCTGACAGCGTCGGTGAATTCGCCTCGGAGCTGAAAAGGGCTTCAAAACTTAAGGCGGAAAAACACACGGGCAATTCCATTGTTTTTAAATATATCGGTTCTTCGCTGACGCCTCTGGAAGATGTGATAAGCGATGATAAGATCCCGATGAAAATACGCCGCGCCGCTGTGGAGGCCCTCGGCGAGGCGGGGGATTTTTCTTACGGTGGCATCCTTGTTAAAATTCTTGACTGTGATGTTGACCTGTTTTTTAAAAAAAGCGCTTTGTACGCTCTCGGCCGGCTCAGATTAAAAGAAACAGCGCCGAAGGTGGCTGAATTTTTCAATCATCCGTCCGCGCATTTGAGGATGCGTTCCGTTGAAGCCATAGGAGAGATGGGCATTCCTGAATATTCAAAGAGCGCCGCCGCTCTGGCCGATGATAAAAATTATTTCGTCAGAAAAGCCGCTGTTCTCGCGCTCGGGAAACTGGCGGACGGTTCATGGCGCGGACTTCTCAAAAAAAAGCTGAATGAAGGGGGCTCTAAGAGTGAGCGCGTCAGTGACGAAGCTTTTCTTTCGCTGGCCATGCTCGGCGACAAAGACACAGTCGAGAGCCTGCCGCTTTTTATAAACAACGATGTCATCAGCGAGGATTTGAGAGTGCGGGCGCTGAGAATAATGAGAGAACTCAAAAACTGTCCCGCGGGCGGGCTTTTACTGGAAAACCTCAATATGAAAAGTCCCCTGATAAGAGCGGAGTGTCTGGATGCCGCCGCCTGCCTTATACGCAACGGCGCCATGAAAACGGGAGAGGAAAAAGATCTGTCTTATCTTGTTTCCGATAAATCCTTCGCCGTTCGACGCGCCCTTGCCGTTTTTTGCGGGGAGTCAGCGGGAAAATTCGCCCAGAAAACGCTAAACGCTCTCACAAAAGATGTTTCGGCGGTAGTCAGGGGCGCCGCTGTTTCGTCGCTGTCAAAATTTTACGGCAGGGAAGAGGATATTCTGCTTTTTCTTGACGACAGCAGCGCCTTCGTGCGCTTATCAGCGGTAAATGCTTTATCAGAAACGGAGATGCCGTCCCGTGTCTTAGACCCCGCCGTGGAAAAACTGCGCCTGCTCCTGAAAGATCCCTCCCACGAAGTCGCCGAAGCCGCGTCCAAAACCATTTTAAGCATAGTCCGCCGCAAACAAAAAGGTGCCAGTGGTTGA
- the rdgB gene encoding RdgB/HAM1 family non-canonical purine NTP pyrophosphatase, whose translation MMKIVLATGNADKVREIRNILKGCPVELVPLSEFPPLEVVEDRDTFFGNARKKAYEVSVHTGLPALADDSGLVVEALGGAPGIYSSRYAGAKASYEDNVRKLLFKMRLERHREAAFVCVSVLYFPGGEIFTSRGKLEGRISKEVSGGGGFGYDPVFYIAKKRKTLAELADDEKNAISHRGEAFRKMARVIKKLALRDSLSSPESSSDATDNSGQ comes from the coding sequence ATGATGAAAATAGTCCTCGCCACAGGAAACGCCGATAAGGTGAGAGAAATCCGGAATATCCTCAAAGGCTGTCCCGTTGAACTTGTGCCCCTGAGCGAATTCCCGCCTCTGGAAGTCGTGGAAGACCGCGACACATTTTTCGGCAATGCCAGAAAAAAAGCTTATGAAGTGTCCGTTCACACGGGCTTGCCCGCCCTGGCCGACGATTCGGGTCTCGTCGTTGAGGCGCTCGGCGGCGCGCCCGGAATCTATTCATCAAGGTACGCGGGGGCAAAAGCTTCATACGAGGACAATGTGCGGAAACTGCTGTTTAAAATGAGACTCGAGCGGCATCGCGAAGCGGCCTTTGTATGCGTGAGCGTTCTTTATTTTCCCGGCGGGGAGATCTTCACATCGCGCGGAAAGCTGGAAGGCCGGATCTCAAAAGAAGTTTCGGGCGGGGGAGGTTTCGGCTATGACCCCGTTTTCTACATAGCGAAAAAGAGGAAGACTCTCGCTGAGCTGGCTGATGACGAAAAGAACGCCATAAGCCACAGGGGCGAAGCTTTCAGAAAAATGGCCAGGGTAATAAAAAAACTGGCATTGAGAGACAGCTTATCCTCGCCCGAGTCCTCATCCGACGCGACCGACAATTCCGGCCAATGA